In Malaclemys terrapin pileata isolate rMalTer1 chromosome 10, rMalTer1.hap1, whole genome shotgun sequence, the DNA window TGAAAACTGTCGATCTTGTACAGAGGAACTGAATAAATTGTTTCAAAGTTTCCAAAATGCTCTTTTCAGTCTCTTCACTTCCAAGGTAATGTGACTGGAAGATCATCTTCGTGACTGTATTGCTGCCTCTAACCACTCATTGGTGACTAATTATTAGTATGCATTTTGGCTGATGCTTTATAAATGACCAAGTCCTTTTAAAATATGTCTGTAACTCTTAAATTGCCATTGTAGTAGAATGACATCTTCTTACTCAACAGACCTATTCCTGTGTGTGTTACATCTGCTGGGAGGGACCATCCTTTTAGCTTAATAACGGTGACCTAAGGCCCAATCTAGCTCCTGTCACTGTCAAAActctcttattgacttcagtgggagcagggttgggTGTAAAATAAATTTTTAGTGTTCTTAGTCCTGCAGAGTAGAGTCAGCAGAGCTCCAGGAAAGTGAGCAGAGCTGTGTACCAGGTTccaatcagttacacctgtgtaagtTTCTTAACGGCAATGGGATTGTACAAGTGGCACTCAGGACATTAAGATCACATCCCTGTGGGTATCACTAAAAGCAgcatttggcctgcagaacctgTACTACCCAGGAGGATATGTGAGGTGGGAAAAAACTTAGCTTGCCTTTCAGCTCCTAAACTGAGATTGCAGGAAAAGCTCTTCCATTTGTAAACTGAACACATGGGATCAGGAAATCCATGATGCAGTAAACATGGAGCCCCACAGGTGCTCTCTTTAGTATCCTTTTTTCATAGCAGAGCTGCATGGTAAGGCAGAAATTCCAAAGCTCTAACCCGAAAGCAAAATCGGCCTGTAATTTgccttttccagtagctgcaagGGTCAGGACAACATGCTAATGATCAGCTGCAGGCCTTTCTTGCTGGTAAACTTGACCAACAAGCAATTTGGTTTTTTTCCAAAGATGTAGGTACAACATTAACATGCACatttcttttatattaaaaaataaatgtaaatgttgGGTGAAAGGTTGCCTCTGAAATTTGGGTTCCGTTCCTTTAAGGCATTAGATCAAAAGGCAGGCatcaatttaaaaaggaaaaataaagtgaTTTAAACCACCGCATTTTTATTTTGTACTATAAATAGAATTTCCCCATATTTCCCATTCCCTTACACAAATAAATGATACATATAGCTGAATGTAACTTTAGTCAGTAAAATATCAGTATGAGTGGCTTTTAACCATGAGGTAAGCATGACTTCAGAAGGCACCTCTGCATTAGGTTACAGTAGCATGTTTTACTACATAATATTGACATCTCTTTACATATTTCTGGTGATGTCATATGAAAATACCTTCTTTTAATCTAGGAATTACTGTATCAAATTACAATTCTTTTTGTTCCCCCTCTCCTTTGGCATTAGAGGCACTGCGGTGATAGAAGTATGTCTGAATCAGCTTTGATTAGATGCGAGTATCATGACTATGAATGAAAatgtaaatttcattttttgtgcACTTAGCTGCCTTTCTCAGATGAAGATACCATCATTCATTCAACTGTATATAATGAAAGTGTCTCTCTAGATTTTCATACAAGTGGGTGGCTTACGAGGCTCCCTTTGCTGATCTGGGTCGTCTTGACCTTTTGTCTCTTTCCAGGGGCTCTTTATACAGCTTTGCAGTATCCTCTAGAGAGAAGTGCATacttgacaaaaacaaaaaaggaatgtGCAGCCTCTTTTCAGTTGCTAAATTTGAGAGCACATGTTAATAAACAACTTCAGAAGATGATTTTGTTCATTTTCTGTTGGCGTGAGTACCTAGGTAAAATTGTAGTGGGGAAGAAAGGTTAATGTAATGTTGACAAATGCATTTTCCACGTCTGGCATGGCAGTGCTCTTATGCAATGGATGCAGCAAGCAGCATGACTTCATGGCAGACTCATGTTGGACTGTGCAAAGGCTATAGCATTTCGGAAGACATAAAGGATTTGCAGCAATCTGGAATTGTAACAAGTGGTGCAGCTCTGAGCAAGCTGCTGTAAAGAAAAGTTTCAATGTAGAGTGGAGGGAACATTGTAACTACTTCTTTCCAGACACCAATACCGCCAGCTCCTGGATGGACATCTCCTTGTTCAGGTAACGATCGTACTGAGCCATGGTTAACTTTCCGCTCTTTAAGGCATCCTCAATGGAGAATTCTTGGCCAGACTTCCTGTCGAGGATCACGGAGGACTCCCCAGTAGGCCCCTTTATTGAGATCTCTTCCCAGTCGCATTCCTGGCTCTTCAGCTTGACAAACAAGCTCCATTCGATGAGGCCAAGTTTGTGAGCTTCCTCTGGCGACATCTCCTTGCCGGTGTCGGGGTCTATGACCACAATGGAGCGCCGCAAGTggttctctctctgttctctcttGATGGCCACTGTCTTGAGGCGGTTCTGAAGTTGCTCAATCTCTGCATCTTTTTCTCTGGATAACTTCTTGAGATCTTCCAGCTCTCTCTCCAAGGCCTGGAATCTGGCATCCAGATTCACCCCGCTGTCAATCTGGGTAATGTTCCGTAAATCCCGAGCTTCAGTTGCTGTGAGCTCAATCTCAGACTGTAGCCTCCTTGTTTCCAGCAAAAGATTCTGCTTTTCTAGGTGGAGCTTGTGGTTTTCCTCCCTCAAGAAATCTAGCTCCTTGGAGGATTTGGAATTGTTGAACTCCACCTCAGATAGTTTGGCCTCGAGGCGGTTGACATCTGCATCCAGCTCCCTCTTACGCCGACTCTCCTCCTCCAGGTTGCTCTTCAGTTTTTGAATCTCATATTCGGTGTCCCCTTTATCCACTTGGATTCTCTCTGAAAAGACTACTTTCTCCTTGACCTCCATCTTCTCCAACGTGAGGAGCTTCTTCCTCAGGGCTTCCAGCTCAGCCTGCAGGACTTGCCTTCGGTGCTTCTCTTCCTCCAGCTCCAGCTTGAGGAGAGAGTGTTCTTTCTCTTGCTGCGGGTCTTGCTGGAGGATCACCTTCTGTTTCACGGTTACTCTCTCCATTGTCTCCCGCTCCTGCTGTTCCAGCTCGTTCAGCCTGACCTTCAGCCTCTGCACCTCAAGTTCGGCCTCTCTGCGGGCATGCCTCTCTTTCTCGAGCTCCTCCAGCTGGCGCTCCAACTCAGATCTCCTCCGTTGCAGCTTGCGCAGCTCTTCTCGCAGGGAGTCTATCTGCTTCAGCTCACTCTCAATGCTCTGAGAGAAGGAGTTGATCTCTGCTTTCAAGGCAGGATCTTGCTCAAACTTCACCACTTCCTGCTGGACCACTTTCTCTTTCACTTGTGAGAGTTCCTCCTCTTTCTGTCTGATCTTCTCCTCCTGGAGCAGCCTCTCCCTCTCCAAGTCAATGTGCTTCTTTTGTTCCTCTGCTAGCTGAGCTCTCAGGGACTCCACTTCCTCCCTGGTCTTGGGGTCTTCCCGGTACTGTAGTATCTCTTGGACGACTTCCTTCATCTGCACTTGAGGTTTGGTGTCTTTCAAGGTCTTAATTTCTTGCTTCAGCTGGTAGATCTCCAGATCAGCTCTCTCAATCGCTCGGGTCCTGTCTACAATTTCTTCCCGGAGTCTCTGCAATTCCTTCTCGGTCTCGGGATCAGTCTTGTACTTAATGACCTCTTTGATAATTTCTTTCACCTCCACCTGGCCGCTTCTGTTCCTCAGGTAAGCCAGCTCATTCTGGCAGCTCTTCAGCTGCTCTTCCCCACCTCGGTATCtcctctcctgctccaccagctcCAGACGAAGGTTGGCTACTTCATTTTCAGCCTTGGGATCTGGGCGCACTATCTCACGTACTTTTTCTTGGACAACCACCTTAGCGTTCTCCTCCTCCAGGACCTGGATCTTTCTGAGTAGCTCAGCCTTCTCCCTCTCGTTAGAACGGCCCTTGGACTTCTCGTCTTCATACTGGCGTCGGAGCTCGTTTACTTCCCTCTCTGTTGCCAGGTCTTTCTCCACCTTCAGCACCTCCTTGACTGTGATCTTGCCCTCTGCAATGGCCCGCTCCTTCTCTAGCCGTTTCATCTTGTCCTGCAGGTAGCTGAGCTCCTCCTCTTGCTTCTGCCTCAGGGTGCTCTCCCTTTCCTTGTTCTCCTGCACCATCCGGAATTCCGCCTCCAGCTGAGGGTCATTCTGCAGTTTCACCACCTCCTTCTCAGTAACCTTCTCCTGCTCTTTGTTCTTCTCATCAGACAGCACGGTGATTTGGTGACGCAGGAGGGTGACCTCATTTTCTCTTgctccttcctgcctcttgaGGTCCTCCAGCTCTTCTTTCAATTTCAGGATTTCATCCGCTTGTGCCTTGTCCTGCTCAATACGCAGGACCTCCTTAACGATATACTCctggcccccttccctcctctcatGCTCTAGGGCTCGCAGTTTCAGATTTAGGGCCTCCAGCTCATCCTGTAGCACCTGGTTCTTGCGTTGCTCTTCTGCCAGGCTCTGCTGCATTTTGTGGCAGCTCTCATCCAGCTGAGGGTCAGGCACTTTCTTCAGCAGTTCCTTCTTCAGCACAGTTTCCTGGGGCTTCTGTTTCTGTAGATGGAGGATGTCGTTCTGGATGGTTTTGATCTCCCCCTCTAGCTGCTGTCGACGTTGACTCTCGTCATCCAGTTCTTTCATTATTTTCCAGACTTCCTCCTGCGGCCTCTCGGACTTGCTAGTCTGGACAGACTCCTGCATCACTTGTACCTCTGGCTGCTGTCAGTGGAATAAAGAGTGCATGGTAAGGACAACCTTTCTCATTAGCAATTACTATTTGGTGTACCTATCTTCAGTATCTATAATGGTAAAACTACTGTGGGATAACTTCAAACTAATGGAGAGGTCCATTGGAAATGATTGAATATTGCATATTAGCAACTACATAGCCCTCCGTCGAACTAGTGCATGGGTTCTTAACCACGGGGTCATGACCACCCCTTCCTTCTCAGCCAGACATATCTTCCATGGAGTAGTATATGTGGGAAGGGGATCTGTAGGTGGTGCTCAtatgaaaaaagttgaaaaccattCAACTAGTGCATCTTAAGACTTAAATAACACTCCCTCACCCTAAATCAGGAGTATGATGAAGTCATTGGGTGGGCTAGATTGTTCTTGATGGGTGGGCTTTAAATTAGGTTCCTTCTGGGTGGTGATTTCCAGGACACATTAGCTAGAACTATTTCTAGGTACAACTATGTGCAATTCTGCTTTATGAAATATTCTTGTAGAATAAAATTGCTTAGCATAAAGTTAATCTACTTTAATGTATGCATAAGCCTCCAAAATCCTTCACTGTGGTGCAGAAAATGTGACAATCCTAAGTCACCCAGCAGCTGTGATTTTAAGAAGAGGCACCGGGCATATTTTGGAAGGTCAAGCTCCTAGCTTCATCTCTAGCTAAATCAG includes these proteins:
- the PPL gene encoding periplakin, with the protein product MNSLFRKRNKGKYSPSAQKKSISSKELSELIERLQKNADQVEKNIVEADSRMQNDLHKLKAGQPAQYKDHTASKLTESDKLLYVLDGDAAIARHMKHPQGDMITEDIRQLKERVANLRAKHDQIYNFTPQDVEPQVNWSKVIDEKQETLNSQGFGTDLPLVNSQVEEHNIFHNEVMAIGPHISKERDKEYMSSLQEKYQKLLSGSQQRQQDLNSLQDYMQRCTNKLYWLDQQAKDRMHYDWSDRNLDYPSRRRQYENFINRNLEEREEAVNKLHAEGDHLLAQNHPGKNPIEAHMEAVHADWKEYLNLLICEESHLKFMEDYHQFQKNATDAQELLKKVDTDLDQKYNPDFKDRYQLESLLRELDDQEKALDKYEAVVKSLQTHSLQVLPLKYRRESPLKPIPVEALCDYEGEEGQVTRGARYTLTKNNGDIWDVTDNSGNKICIPGVCFMIPPTDPEALALTDNIASQYQSVKQKTASSKNALQQRYEGLKADGIGDAASIQVRQLLAGLEKVNSDLDKQEKAITANLRPPLEHSRAVQDSAERSKDLKNISNEVRCIEPEKAKKIQECEAFIDTVPNTGNATLVRNKVEDTNKKYDQVVQLLSAAQEKVDVANRLEKSLQQGRDLLSAYENKLVIEDTVPEDLRALDHKKEELLAMGMELQSKRALLNEAEQNLQKTKTCSSTLASRFQEHCPDLERQEAELHKLNQRFNNLSKQIDHRSQTLQKAKSSYSTYRSGYNEVNQFLCNIPNYEPQETDNIQQVETKLKNQMTLLGDIARKEQEVQKVSADAQRYQQAVKDYELEAEKLRSILDMENGRNGYMNKRPRLQSSAAKVKEEEAILAAKFTEVNAVNKQRLQNLEFAQNLLRQQPEVQVMQESVQTSKSERPQEEVWKIMKELDDESQRRQQLEGEIKTIQNDILHLQKQKPQETVLKKELLKKVPDPQLDESCHKMQQSLAEEQRKNQVLQDELEALNLKLRALEHERREGGQEYIVKEVLRIEQDKAQADEILKLKEELEDLKRQEGARENEVTLLRHQITVLSDEKNKEQEKVTEKEVVKLQNDPQLEAEFRMVQENKERESTLRQKQEEELSYLQDKMKRLEKERAIAEGKITVKEVLKVEKDLATEREVNELRRQYEDEKSKGRSNEREKAELLRKIQVLEEENAKVVVQEKVREIVRPDPKAENEVANLRLELVEQERRYRGGEEQLKSCQNELAYLRNRSGQVEVKEIIKEVIKYKTDPETEKELQRLREEIVDRTRAIERADLEIYQLKQEIKTLKDTKPQVQMKEVVQEILQYREDPKTREEVESLRAQLAEEQKKHIDLERERLLQEEKIRQKEEELSQVKEKVVQQEVVKFEQDPALKAEINSFSQSIESELKQIDSLREELRKLQRRRSELERQLEELEKERHARREAELEVQRLKVRLNELEQQERETMERVTVKQKVILQQDPQQEKEHSLLKLELEEEKHRRQVLQAELEALRKKLLTLEKMEVKEKVVFSERIQVDKGDTEYEIQKLKSNLEEESRRKRELDADVNRLEAKLSEVEFNNSKSSKELDFLREENHKLHLEKQNLLLETRRLQSEIELTATEARDLRNITQIDSGVNLDARFQALERELEDLKKLSREKDAEIEQLQNRLKTVAIKREQRENHLRRSIVVIDPDTGKEMSPEEAHKLGLIEWSLFVKLKSQECDWEEISIKGPTGESSVILDRKSGQEFSIEDALKSGKLTMAQYDRYLNKEMSIQELAVLVSGKK